From a region of the Vibrio ostreae genome:
- the rbsK gene encoding ribokinase encodes MNKLVVLGSVNADHVLQVPSFPRPGETLHGRNYQVIPGGKGANQAVAAARLNADIGFIACVGDDPFGINIRESFKLDGMDISAIKMQPNCPTGIAMIQVSDSGENTICLSAEANAKLTAQVIEGDLERIRAADYLLMQLETPMDGIVAAAQAAKQARTNVILNPAPAQPLPDELLSCVDVITPNETEAEVLTGITVNDDESAQQAANALHAKGIEIVMITLGAKGVWLSQNGRGEIIPGFRVQATDTTAAGDTFNGALVTGLLEDMPLESAIRFAHAAAAISVTRFGAQTSIPRRAEVEAFLSQQV; translated from the coding sequence ATGAACAAGTTGGTGGTATTAGGTAGTGTCAATGCTGACCATGTTCTTCAAGTGCCTTCATTTCCTCGCCCCGGCGAGACGCTGCACGGTCGCAACTATCAAGTTATCCCAGGTGGCAAAGGGGCCAATCAGGCCGTAGCGGCTGCCCGTTTGAATGCCGACATCGGTTTTATTGCCTGCGTGGGCGACGATCCGTTCGGGATCAATATTCGTGAAAGCTTTAAGCTCGACGGTATGGACATCAGCGCCATCAAGATGCAGCCAAACTGTCCGACCGGCATTGCGATGATTCAGGTCTCCGACAGTGGCGAAAACACCATTTGTCTGTCGGCGGAAGCCAATGCCAAGTTGACCGCACAGGTCATTGAAGGTGATTTAGAGCGTATCCGCGCCGCCGATTATCTGCTCATGCAGCTGGAAACCCCGATGGATGGAATCGTTGCGGCGGCTCAGGCTGCCAAGCAGGCGCGCACTAATGTGATTCTCAACCCGGCACCTGCACAGCCGCTGCCGGATGAACTGCTAAGCTGTGTGGATGTCATTACGCCGAACGAAACCGAAGCCGAAGTGCTGACCGGAATCACCGTCAATGATGATGAGTCAGCGCAGCAGGCCGCCAATGCTCTGCACGCCAAAGGGATTGAAATCGTGATGATTACCCTGGGCGCTAAAGGTGTCTGGCTGAGCCAGAACGGCCGCGGCGAGATTATTCCCGGCTTTCGTGTTCAGGCAACCGATACCACAGCTGCCGGTGATACCTTTAACGGCGCCTTGGTGACTGGCCTCCTGGAAGATATGCCGCTAGAATCGGCGATTCGTTTTGCCCATGCTGCCGCGGCGATTTCGGTGACCCGCTTTGGCGCTCAGACCTCGATTCCGCGCCGCGCCGAAGTTGAAGCATTTCTGTCTCAGCAAGTGTAA
- a CDS encoding substrate-binding domain-containing protein, which translates to MATMKDIARLAGVSTSTVSHVINKTRFVSDEIAERVNRAAQELNYAPSALARSLKMNRTKTIGMLVTTSTNPFFGEVVKGVERSCYHQGYNLILCNTEGDPERMHASINTLLQKRVDGIILMCPTLIGQRIDMFERYPDIPVVVMDWGPMLFAADKIQDNSFQGGYMATRHLIECGHKEIGCITGPLIGQQAQQRYEGYKRAVLEAGLTINPDWIVESDFECEGGYAAFNTMQQRGALPTAIFVSNDMMAMGAINAASELGVRIPQDVSLIGYDDIHIAKFMTPPLTTIHQPKYRLGKAAVETLLHKLAHQERDPQVVQLEPELVVRTSVEKVQHS; encoded by the coding sequence ATGGCAACGATGAAAGATATTGCACGACTGGCCGGTGTTTCCACATCGACCGTTAGCCATGTCATCAATAAAACCCGCTTTGTCAGCGATGAGATTGCCGAGCGGGTTAACCGGGCAGCGCAGGAGCTGAACTATGCGCCGTCTGCGCTTGCCCGCAGCCTGAAAATGAACCGTACCAAAACCATAGGTATGCTGGTGACCACCTCGACCAACCCGTTTTTTGGCGAGGTGGTGAAAGGGGTGGAACGCAGTTGCTACCATCAGGGTTATAACCTGATTTTGTGTAATACCGAAGGTGACCCGGAACGGATGCATGCCTCGATTAACACGCTGCTGCAAAAGCGGGTCGATGGCATCATCCTGATGTGTCCGACCCTGATCGGGCAGCGTATCGACATGTTTGAACGGTACCCGGATATTCCGGTCGTGGTGATGGACTGGGGGCCGATGCTGTTTGCTGCGGACAAAATTCAGGATAACTCATTTCAGGGCGGCTACATGGCGACCCGGCATTTGATTGAGTGCGGCCATAAAGAGATCGGCTGTATTACCGGGCCGCTGATTGGCCAGCAGGCGCAGCAACGTTATGAAGGTTATAAGCGCGCAGTCCTTGAGGCCGGACTGACGATCAATCCGGATTGGATTGTTGAGTCTGACTTTGAGTGTGAAGGTGGTTATGCCGCATTCAATACCATGCAGCAACGGGGAGCCTTACCCACGGCTATCTTTGTATCCAACGACATGATGGCGATGGGCGCTATTAACGCCGCCAGCGAACTGGGTGTGCGAATTCCACAGGATGTATCGCTAATCGGCTACGATGATATTCATATCGCGAAATTTATGACCCCACCCCTGACCACCATTCACCAGCCCAAATATCGCCTGGGCAAAGCGGCAGTCGAAACTCTGCTGCATAAACTGGCGCACCAGGAGCGTGATCCGCAAGTAGTGCAGTTGGAGCCGGAACTGGTGGTACGCACTAGTGTAGAGAAAGTGCAGCATAGCTAA
- a CDS encoding ABC transporter substrate-binding protein, with product MPAQASTSVVTHAMGQTRVVSDVNRVITLFQGATDSAVALGIRPVGVVDSWAETPTYDYLREALQGVQHLGLETQPNLEKIVALKPDLIIGARSRHEKIYPQLQQIAPTVLTDNVYDFQRTLALTGLATGREAMAQALWQQWQHNVTVFRQQLASRYSDWPLTASVLDIRADHLRLYLRDSFAGQVLSSIGFRLPAVPNASWGIKIKSKETLPSADADVFFVIKDSEQPVVVRNYDAWRTHPIWKVLKAPRMNQVYEVNKVSWLLSGGILGANLMLDQLSTIYPPLLTPSTQ from the coding sequence TTGCCGGCGCAAGCTTCGACGAGTGTTGTCACGCATGCCATGGGGCAGACCCGGGTTGTCTCCGATGTTAACCGTGTGATCACTTTATTTCAGGGCGCCACCGACTCCGCGGTTGCCTTGGGTATTCGTCCGGTGGGTGTAGTTGATTCATGGGCCGAAACACCGACTTATGATTATTTGCGTGAAGCGCTGCAAGGTGTGCAGCATCTTGGCCTGGAAACGCAACCTAACCTGGAAAAAATTGTCGCTCTCAAGCCGGATCTGATCATCGGCGCACGAAGCCGACATGAAAAAATCTATCCGCAGCTACAGCAGATTGCACCTACCGTATTGACCGACAACGTGTATGATTTTCAGCGTACATTAGCGCTAACCGGCCTAGCCACCGGGCGTGAAGCCATGGCGCAGGCGTTGTGGCAGCAGTGGCAACACAATGTAACTGTATTTCGCCAGCAGCTGGCGTCCCGCTATTCTGACTGGCCGCTGACCGCATCCGTGTTAGATATTCGCGCTGATCACCTGCGTTTGTATTTGCGCGACAGTTTTGCCGGTCAGGTATTGAGTAGTATCGGCTTTCGCTTGCCGGCGGTGCCAAATGCGAGCTGGGGAATCAAAATTAAAAGCAAAGAAACGCTGCCAAGTGCTGACGCGGATGTGTTTTTTGTTATCAAGGATTCAGAACAACCAGTGGTGGTGCGCAACTATGATGCCTGGCGCACCCATCCCATCTGGAAAGTGCTTAAAGCACCGAGAATGAATCAGGTATATGAGGTCAATAAGGTTAGCTGGCTGCTGTCCGGCGGTATTCTTGGGGCCAACCTGATGCTGGATCAACTGAGTACCATCTATCCTCCGCTGCTCACCCCAAGTACGCAATGA
- a CDS encoding FecCD family ABC transporter permease — MRAGVAGGLVYALGNLGRDAQSPVRLVLAGAAISALFMAFTQGLLVIGQDGVDSVLFWVAGSVSGRELGDIMPVMPYLLATMLAAVLLAPHINILLSGDDIATGLGQNTWLLKVALSLLIVALAGISVAMAGNIGFIGLIVPHMARSLVGNDHKWLLPLSAIWGATLLLLADVITRIILPPEEIPIGVMTALIGAPFFIFLARKGNRNA, encoded by the coding sequence TTGCGCGCGGGCGTAGCCGGTGGACTGGTATATGCGTTAGGCAATCTGGGCCGCGATGCTCAGTCTCCGGTACGCTTAGTATTGGCAGGCGCGGCGATCTCTGCACTGTTTATGGCCTTCACTCAAGGGTTACTGGTGATCGGCCAGGACGGGGTCGACAGCGTATTATTCTGGGTTGCCGGTTCTGTTTCAGGACGTGAATTAGGGGACATTATGCCGGTGATGCCTTATCTGCTCGCAACAATGCTCGCGGCAGTGCTGCTGGCACCGCACATCAATATTCTGCTCTCTGGTGACGATATTGCCACGGGGCTAGGTCAGAATACCTGGCTGCTTAAGGTAGCGTTAAGCCTGCTTATCGTTGCGTTGGCTGGGATATCTGTTGCCATGGCAGGCAACATCGGATTTATTGGTTTGATCGTACCGCATATGGCGCGGTCGCTGGTGGGCAATGATCACAAATGGCTACTGCCGCTTAGTGCCATTTGGGGGGCGACGCTGCTTTTGCTGGCCGATGTGATCACCCGGATAATTCTGCCACCGGAGGAAATTCCGATTGGTGTGATGACTGCCTTAATCGGCGCGCCTTTCTTTATTTTCCTGGCCCGAAAAGGAAACCGCAATGCCTGA
- a CDS encoding FecCD family ABC transporter permease gives MLLTLGIAVISLSSGSEWINPWQLMSGSLNGELSTMVETLRLPRIVMGMLVGAGLGCSGLILQSVIRNPLASPDVVGMTSGACAAAVGFLAFFQMSYGIGWLPLFALGGAFFASGAVYLLAWRQGVTPMRMILVGIGVSAAMGAVTTLLIAISPSSGSLSAYIWLTGSIYGANWHDVQSLLPWLMVGFPLALCFSRQINAQELGDPVATGLGISVQKLRLMLVMLSILLAAPVVAYAGAIGFVGLIAPHIARQLVTRSFALLLPVTAMVGACLVMSADLAARVLFVPLDLPAGVFVSAIGAPFFIYLLFRQRT, from the coding sequence ATGTTGCTTACCCTGGGTATTGCTGTAATTTCGTTGTCCTCGGGCAGTGAATGGATAAATCCTTGGCAACTGATGTCAGGTTCTCTGAACGGGGAACTGAGCACAATGGTGGAAACACTGCGGCTGCCGCGTATCGTGATGGGGATGTTGGTTGGTGCGGGGCTGGGGTGTTCTGGGCTGATTTTGCAGTCTGTGATCCGCAATCCATTGGCATCACCGGATGTGGTCGGAATGACCAGCGGCGCTTGTGCGGCTGCGGTGGGGTTTCTGGCCTTTTTCCAGATGAGCTATGGTATTGGGTGGCTGCCGCTCTTTGCGCTTGGCGGTGCTTTTTTTGCCTCGGGCGCGGTGTATTTGCTGGCCTGGCGACAGGGTGTTACGCCGATGCGGATGATTTTAGTCGGTATTGGTGTTTCTGCAGCGATGGGAGCCGTGACGACCCTGTTGATTGCGATCAGCCCGTCCTCCGGTAGCCTGTCTGCTTATATCTGGCTGACCGGCAGTATTTATGGTGCAAATTGGCACGATGTACAGTCGTTGCTGCCCTGGTTGATGGTCGGGTTCCCACTGGCGCTCTGCTTTTCCCGCCAAATTAATGCTCAGGAGTTGGGGGATCCGGTTGCCACCGGGCTCGGTATCTCGGTGCAAAAGCTGCGTCTCATGCTGGTGATGTTAAGTATTCTTCTTGCCGCACCGGTGGTGGCCTATGCCGGAGCGATTGGGTTCGTCGGCTTGATCGCACCGCATATTGCCCGTCAACTGGTGACGCGCAGTTTTGCGCTCTTGCTCCCGGTGACGGCGATGGTCGGAGCATGTCTGGTAATGTCCGCCGATTTAGCGGCGCGGGTCTTGTTTGTGCCGCTTGATCTGCCGGCCGGGGTATTTGTTTCTGCTATCGGTGCTCCTTTCTTTATCTATTTGCTGTTTAGGCAGCGGACTTAA
- a CDS encoding ABC transporter ATP-binding protein — translation MTIPKRSPLQTSGLVLGYQNTTIISSLDLSIEPNQITVLVGGNGCGKSTLLKSLARLLLPKSGDIWLEQQKLHQMPGKQVAKKLAILPQGPAAPEGLTVLQLVRQGRYPHQNWLQSWSEQDERLVMQSLRDTNMLELADRAVETLSGGQRQRAWIAMALAQDTDILLLDEPTTYLDLTYQIEILDLLFELNRTRHTTIVMVLHDLNLACRYAHQMIAVKQGKIYRQGPPEDILDEEMVQAVFDMQCYLTQDPLFGTPMCVPRGKGRLLKCPS, via the coding sequence ATGACCATTCCAAAGCGCAGTCCACTGCAAACGTCCGGTCTGGTTCTGGGGTATCAGAACACCACCATTATTTCATCGCTCGATCTGTCGATTGAGCCGAATCAGATTACCGTGCTGGTTGGCGGCAACGGTTGTGGCAAATCGACCCTGCTCAAATCGCTCGCCCGCCTGCTGCTGCCTAAATCCGGTGACATCTGGCTGGAGCAACAAAAATTGCATCAAATGCCGGGTAAACAGGTGGCAAAAAAACTGGCGATTTTACCGCAGGGGCCGGCGGCTCCCGAGGGATTGACCGTCCTACAGCTGGTGCGACAGGGGCGTTATCCGCATCAAAACTGGTTGCAGAGCTGGAGCGAGCAGGATGAGCGTCTGGTGATGCAGTCGCTCCGAGATACCAATATGCTGGAACTTGCTGACCGGGCGGTTGAAACCCTGTCCGGCGGCCAGCGCCAGCGGGCCTGGATTGCAATGGCGCTGGCTCAGGATACCGATATATTGTTACTGGATGAACCGACCACTTATCTGGATCTGACCTATCAAATCGAGATTCTTGATTTACTGTTTGAATTAAACCGGACTCGCCACACCACGATAGTCATGGTTTTGCACGACTTGAATCTGGCCTGTCGCTATGCGCATCAGATGATTGCGGTGAAACAGGGCAAGATCTATCGTCAAGGGCCACCGGAAGACATTCTGGATGAAGAGATGGTACAAGCCGTGTTTGATATGCAGTGTTACTTAACCCAGGATCCGCTGTTTGGCACGCCGATGTGTGTGCCGCGCGGTAAAGGGCGTCTGCTCAAATGTCCGTCATGA
- a CDS encoding IucA/IucC family C-terminal-domain containing protein, whose amino-acid sequence MSVMTETVSLTDLQWAKLTGFGLKPAAEQDQQYALDSVLLLDDEQCLATLNAIMPELGAPELKVTASLVIKRSAFLLLAPTLYAMSVFDKGLDASIDNCVFEYQLHNRLWRSGMPLKQTQAVPCQHDRSAWRELILSGAFAGHLTPLIEQLQRLSGVSPRILWENVAVRVFSIYERRILPALDSERRRQAEGDLAYLLDESTRSVFDLDENPLTRFYRTKRHWQAHSEPVRMRRTCCYYYQATEPPEFCSNCPLLLKRK is encoded by the coding sequence ATGTCCGTCATGACCGAGACGGTCAGTTTAACCGACCTGCAATGGGCTAAGTTAACCGGGTTCGGATTAAAACCTGCGGCCGAACAGGATCAGCAGTATGCGTTGGACAGCGTGTTGTTACTGGATGATGAGCAATGTCTGGCGACACTAAACGCCATCATGCCAGAGCTTGGCGCCCCTGAACTTAAAGTCACTGCATCGCTGGTAATTAAGCGCAGCGCGTTTTTACTGCTGGCGCCGACGCTGTATGCCATGTCTGTATTTGATAAGGGACTGGACGCCTCAATCGACAACTGCGTATTTGAATATCAGTTGCACAACCGGTTATGGCGTTCAGGTATGCCACTGAAACAGACTCAGGCGGTCCCTTGCCAGCATGATCGCAGTGCCTGGCGCGAGCTGATTCTGAGCGGTGCTTTTGCCGGACATTTAACCCCATTGATTGAACAGTTGCAGCGCCTGAGCGGGGTTTCACCGCGAATACTGTGGGAAAATGTTGCGGTGCGGGTGTTTAGTATTTATGAGCGGCGCATTCTTCCGGCTCTGGATTCTGAGCGCCGGCGGCAGGCAGAAGGCGATCTGGCTTACCTGTTGGATGAGAGCACGAGATCAGTGTTTGATCTGGATGAAAATCCGTTAACCCGTTTTTATCGCACCAAACGCCATTGGCAAGCACACTCTGAACCGGTCAGAATGCGCAGAACCTGTTGCTACTATTATCAGGCCACCGAGCCTCCTGAGTTCTGCTCCAATTGCCCGCTATTGCTTAAACGCAAGTAG
- a CDS encoding TonB-dependent receptor, whose protein sequence is MAHSLSSKNLLLLAPFVCSLHVLPVLASESEEADMVVIASSRTDSIKSKSPQVVTVISREQIEQQLTITTDSSQVLSNLLPGYSPNTQKLNNSSQTFRGRSVLYMIDGVPQSNPLREGSRSAHTIDLSMVERIEVIHGASAIHGLGATGGIINFITKSNSSAQPLKQHVSIQATSATENISSDTTSYKLNYQAQGATEQFDYLIGLSGETQGVYLDGNGDYVGAATVRGDIMDSQSYDAFAKFGYWIDDERDIQFSFNRYQLKGQKNFMGVSGDRDNGVATSSVKATPVGKAPYNQVNTVNLVYTDRDLAGMKLNVQTFYQDFTGRYGATTSSSFQDPSTAETIYDQSQNESEKIGAKLLLSKGGLLDDTLKVTTGLDLLRDTTSQKLILTNRSYVPETTYKNYAPFVQLELSPIERLTIQAGARYEKAELDVADYTTVAARNGVSVNGGTPKFSDTVYNAGAVFDLTPDVSVFANYSQGFGMPDVGRVLRGVNTPDQNVDDLIDLSPIVTDNYEGGLRVNKESFDFEISYYESNSDLGSRIEENNGLYTVKREKKEIHGLETFLAVRINPEHTVDAGYSYIQGKSDTDGDGSVDTKLTGADIPPNRLRVAWTAHWNDTVSSMLQANHAFDRSFDDDELEFEGYTLVDASLGYALPVGKVTMSVANLFDEDYFTYYSQSAYKNDDFYFKGRGRTVTLAYALNF, encoded by the coding sequence ATGGCACACTCACTGTCATCGAAAAACCTATTATTACTTGCCCCTTTTGTCTGCAGTCTGCATGTCTTACCCGTTCTTGCCTCAGAGAGCGAAGAAGCCGATATGGTCGTGATCGCCTCCAGCCGGACTGATTCGATCAAATCTAAAAGCCCACAAGTCGTGACCGTGATTTCACGTGAGCAGATCGAGCAGCAGCTGACCATCACTACCGACAGTTCTCAGGTTCTGTCCAATTTGCTGCCGGGATACTCTCCTAATACCCAAAAACTGAATAACAGCAGCCAGACCTTTCGCGGGCGCTCAGTGCTGTATATGATCGATGGTGTCCCACAGTCGAACCCGTTACGTGAGGGCAGCCGCTCGGCACATACCATTGATCTGTCAATGGTCGAACGGATTGAAGTGATTCACGGTGCCAGTGCGATTCATGGCTTGGGCGCCACCGGCGGCATCATTAACTTTATTACCAAATCCAACAGCAGCGCCCAACCACTCAAACAACATGTCAGTATTCAGGCCACTTCGGCAACGGAGAATATCAGCAGCGATACCACGTCGTATAAACTGAATTATCAGGCTCAGGGTGCCACGGAGCAGTTTGATTACCTTATCGGCCTGAGCGGCGAAACCCAGGGAGTTTATCTGGACGGCAACGGCGATTATGTCGGTGCAGCCACGGTACGCGGCGATATCATGGACTCACAAAGCTACGATGCCTTTGCCAAGTTCGGCTACTGGATCGATGATGAACGGGATATCCAGTTCTCTTTCAACCGCTATCAACTGAAAGGCCAGAAGAACTTCATGGGCGTCAGCGGAGACCGGGACAATGGAGTAGCAACCTCGTCGGTGAAAGCCACTCCGGTTGGTAAAGCCCCTTATAATCAGGTCAATACCGTCAATCTGGTCTACACTGACCGTGATTTAGCCGGCATGAAACTCAATGTGCAGACCTTTTATCAGGACTTCACTGGTCGTTACGGTGCCACCACTTCATCCAGCTTTCAGGATCCGAGCACAGCTGAAACCATTTACGATCAGTCGCAAAACGAGTCCGAAAAAATCGGCGCCAAACTGCTGCTTTCGAAAGGCGGCCTGCTGGACGATACCCTCAAAGTGACCACAGGCCTCGACTTGCTCAGAGACACCACCAGCCAGAAACTGATCCTGACTAATCGCAGCTACGTTCCGGAAACCACCTATAAAAACTATGCGCCGTTTGTACAATTGGAACTGAGCCCGATTGAACGCCTGACCATCCAGGCCGGAGCGCGCTATGAAAAGGCAGAACTGGATGTCGCTGATTACACAACCGTCGCTGCTCGTAACGGAGTCAGTGTGAACGGCGGCACCCCGAAATTCAGCGATACGGTTTACAATGCCGGTGCCGTATTCGACCTGACACCTGATGTCAGTGTATTTGCCAACTATTCACAAGGATTCGGGATGCCGGATGTCGGCCGGGTGCTGCGCGGCGTCAACACACCCGATCAAAACGTCGATGACTTGATTGATCTGTCACCAATCGTCACTGACAACTACGAAGGTGGCTTGCGTGTCAATAAAGAATCGTTTGATTTTGAAATCAGCTACTACGAGTCCAATTCTGATCTGGGCAGCCGAATTGAAGAAAATAATGGTTTGTACACAGTCAAACGCGAGAAGAAGGAGATTCATGGCCTGGAAACATTCCTCGCGGTCAGGATCAACCCTGAGCACACTGTTGATGCCGGATACTCCTATATTCAGGGGAAATCTGATACCGATGGTGACGGTTCGGTTGACACCAAACTGACCGGGGCAGATATTCCGCCCAACAGACTGCGCGTCGCCTGGACCGCGCACTGGAACGACACCGTATCGTCAATGCTGCAGGCCAACCACGCTTTTGACCGCAGTTTCGATGATGATGAACTGGAATTTGAAGGCTATACCCTGGTTGATGCTTCACTCGGCTATGCCCTGCCAGTCGGTAAAGTCACCATGTCGGTCGCGAACCTGTTTGATGAAGACTACTTTACCTATTACTCGCAAAGTGCCTATAAAAATGATGACTTCTATTTCAAAGGTCGCGGCAGAACCGTCACTCTGGCTTATGCCCTGAACTTTTAA
- a CDS encoding LysR substrate-binding domain-containing protein: protein MTELDPRITLKMLRYFYQVAQCQQFSQAAQQLNITKSPLSAQIKELENILNVTLFERDTRNVRLTRAGQQMQLECERIFDILDSSLNRVMQYGRQEKQTVNIGLMSSIFWAGFGDALHRLQQAYPQVTLNLLELPPEKQKQALQQHRLDIGLVRYADSINTAPLTTHTLYNEQMVVAIPAGHSLANQPNLSLRQLHHQQFVMLKQENSAATQWIRQHCLNAGFDLKILQQVVEPNTLLAVISTRGLLSIVPASYASLSWPHVRFVPLQEPICADICALSAAKPHPLTEHILAELSRALQSE from the coding sequence ATGACCGAGCTCGATCCCCGTATTACCTTGAAAATGTTGCGTTACTTCTACCAGGTCGCGCAGTGCCAGCAGTTCAGTCAGGCAGCGCAACAACTTAATATCACCAAATCCCCGCTCAGCGCGCAGATCAAAGAGCTGGAAAACATACTGAACGTGACTTTGTTTGAGCGCGATACGCGCAACGTGAGGCTGACCCGTGCCGGCCAGCAGATGCAACTGGAGTGCGAACGCATCTTCGATATCCTGGACAGCTCTCTTAACCGGGTTATGCAGTACGGTCGCCAGGAAAAGCAGACCGTCAACATCGGCCTGATGAGTTCGATTTTCTGGGCGGGTTTTGGCGATGCCCTGCACCGACTGCAACAGGCTTATCCGCAGGTCACGTTAAATCTGCTGGAACTGCCGCCGGAAAAACAAAAACAGGCCCTGCAGCAACACCGGCTCGATATCGGCCTGGTGCGTTACGCCGACAGTATTAACACCGCGCCACTGACAACCCACACCTTGTATAACGAGCAGATGGTGGTCGCCATCCCGGCCGGCCACTCGCTGGCTAACCAACCTAATCTCTCCCTCAGGCAGCTGCATCATCAGCAGTTCGTTATGCTCAAACAGGAAAACTCGGCCGCGACCCAATGGATTCGTCAGCACTGCCTGAATGCCGGGTTTGACCTGAAGATTCTGCAGCAGGTGGTCGAGCCCAATACCCTGCTGGCGGTCATTTCGACCCGTGGCCTGCTCTCAATTGTTCCCGCCAGCTATGCCAGCCTCAGCTGGCCACATGTGCGGTTTGTACCGCTGCAGGAGCCGATTTGTGCTGACATCTGCGCACTTTCTGCGGCAAAGCCGCATCCGCTGACCGAACATATTCTGGCCGAGCTTAGCCGTGCACTACAATCTGAATAG
- the xapA gene encoding xanthosine phosphorylase — MSCDPVNQALETIYAHKADFKPQAAFILGSGLGVIADELEDKVVIPYEQLAGFPVSTVEGHSGELVMGTLFGIEVVCMKGRGHYYEHQSMKVMTNPVRTFKRLGCEFMLVTNAAGSLRPERIDVGSLVVFNDHINTMPESPMTGPNDDAYGPRFFSLANAYDKTLRDEALKVAQDQNIHLNEGVFVSYTGPNFETAAEIRMMQIIGGDVVGMSVVPEVISAAHCGLPVLAVCAITNMAEGLGDVELSHEQTLRCAKLAEKDFIHLIKSFIRNHFAVA; from the coding sequence ATGTCCTGTGATCCGGTAAACCAAGCACTGGAAACCATTTACGCACACAAAGCAGACTTTAAACCACAAGCCGCGTTTATTCTCGGCTCTGGCCTGGGCGTCATTGCCGATGAGCTGGAAGATAAAGTGGTGATTCCTTACGAGCAGTTGGCCGGCTTTCCGGTCAGTACGGTCGAGGGCCACTCCGGTGAACTGGTGATGGGGACTCTGTTTGGTATTGAAGTAGTGTGCATGAAAGGGCGTGGCCATTATTACGAACATCAAAGCATGAAAGTGATGACCAATCCGGTCCGCACGTTTAAACGCCTTGGCTGTGAATTTATGCTGGTGACTAACGCGGCGGGTTCACTGCGTCCGGAACGGATTGATGTAGGTTCGCTGGTGGTGTTTAACGATCATATTAACACCATGCCGGAATCACCAATGACCGGTCCGAATGATGACGCGTACGGCCCGCGTTTCTTCAGCCTGGCGAATGCCTACGATAAGACGCTGCGTGATGAAGCTCTGAAAGTGGCCCAGGATCAGAACATCCACCTCAATGAAGGTGTGTTTGTCTCTTATACCGGACCCAATTTTGAGACTGCTGCGGAGATCCGCATGATGCAAATCATCGGCGGTGATGTGGTCGGCATGTCTGTGGTGCCGGAAGTGATTTCAGCCGCCCACTGCGGCCTGCCGGTTCTGGCAGTGTGTGCGATTACTAACATGGCAGAGGGCCTGGGTGATGTCGAACTGTCGCACGAACAGACACTGCGCTGCGCCAAACTGGCGGAGAAAGATTTTATCCACTTGATCAAATCCTTTATCCGCAACCATTTTGCAGTGGCCTGA